A portion of the Deinococcus apachensis DSM 19763 genome contains these proteins:
- the infB gene encoding translation initiation factor IF-2 produces the protein MSKVRIYTLARDLGVDNNKMLEILDGLGVSYKSVSSTIEEDTVELIKQILEEEAGNAAASAPDTTPAPASAPQSPAPLAQAEAQSAPAPASQSAPTATVEREPEVAPTPATPELPHRAPVVTIMGHVDHGKTSLLDYIRKTKVAAKEAGGITQHVGAFEARTSKGKVVFIDTPGHEAFTTIRARGANVADIAIIVIAADDSLMPQTREAIAHAQAAKVPMIVAINKIDLPQADPERVKTDLTQLNLVPEEYGGDLIVVPVSARTGEGVEDLLEYISLTAELEDLRADPKGEFGGVVIESRVDRQAGVLATVMVQQGTLHVGDFLVVGEGYGKIKAMTDSNGGRIKDAGPSTPVQILGFSEAPASGEKVSSAKNEHAARELIAQRVSDRRDAEAARTQRRRTLEEMMGPLGETRTVNLILRADTQGSLEAIQGILAKKETEDVKLNVLLSGIGSPTEGDVLLASTADATILCFSVTASGGVKKVADTKGIEIKSFRIIYELIDEVDRLIKGNLDPVFEERYLGRAEVRMVIRHPKSGNIAGSYVTDGLLRRNARAKVTRGRQVVYEGTIVGLKRFKDDVREVQTGYECGINLDWNDVMEGDIIEASEMVEVTQA, from the coding sequence ATGTCGAAAGTTCGCATCTATACCCTCGCCAGGGACCTTGGCGTGGACAACAACAAAATGCTGGAAATCCTCGACGGGCTGGGCGTCTCGTACAAGAGCGTAAGCAGCACCATCGAGGAGGACACCGTCGAACTTATCAAGCAGATTCTGGAGGAGGAGGCGGGGAACGCTGCGGCGTCCGCGCCGGACACCACGCCCGCTCCGGCGAGCGCCCCCCAGTCCCCCGCACCCCTGGCGCAGGCGGAGGCGCAGAGCGCTCCTGCTCCTGCTTCCCAATCTGCCCCGACCGCGACCGTGGAGCGCGAACCCGAAGTGGCCCCAACACCCGCAACCCCAGAACTGCCCCACCGCGCCCCGGTCGTCACGATCATGGGGCACGTGGACCACGGCAAGACCAGCCTGCTCGACTACATCCGCAAGACGAAGGTCGCGGCCAAGGAGGCGGGCGGCATCACCCAGCACGTCGGCGCCTTCGAGGCGAGGACGAGCAAGGGCAAGGTCGTCTTCATCGACACGCCGGGCCACGAGGCCTTTACCACCATTCGTGCGCGCGGGGCGAACGTCGCTGACATCGCCATCATCGTGATCGCCGCCGACGACTCGCTGATGCCGCAGACGCGCGAGGCCATCGCGCACGCGCAGGCGGCTAAGGTGCCGATGATCGTGGCGATCAACAAGATCGACCTGCCGCAGGCCGACCCCGAGCGGGTCAAGACCGACCTGACGCAGCTCAACCTCGTGCCGGAGGAGTACGGCGGCGACCTGATCGTCGTTCCTGTCAGCGCGCGGACGGGCGAGGGCGTCGAGGACCTGCTGGAGTACATCTCGCTGACCGCCGAGCTGGAGGACCTGCGGGCCGATCCCAAGGGTGAATTCGGCGGTGTGGTGATCGAGAGCCGCGTGGACCGTCAGGCGGGCGTGCTCGCCACCGTAATGGTTCAGCAGGGCACCCTGCATGTGGGCGACTTCCTGGTCGTCGGCGAGGGGTACGGCAAGATCAAGGCGATGACCGACTCGAACGGGGGCCGCATCAAGGACGCCGGGCCGAGTACCCCGGTGCAGATCCTGGGCTTCTCCGAGGCCCCCGCGAGCGGCGAGAAGGTCTCCAGCGCGAAGAACGAGCACGCGGCCCGCGAGCTGATCGCCCAGCGCGTCAGCGACCGCCGCGACGCGGAGGCCGCCCGCACCCAGCGCCGCCGGACCCTCGAGGAGATGATGGGACCGCTGGGCGAGACCCGGACGGTCAACCTGATCCTGCGCGCCGACACCCAGGGCAGCCTGGAGGCGATCCAGGGCATCCTCGCCAAGAAGGAGACCGAGGACGTCAAGCTCAACGTGCTGCTCTCGGGCATCGGCTCGCCCACCGAGGGCGACGTGCTGCTCGCCTCGACGGCCGACGCGACCATCCTGTGCTTCAGCGTGACCGCCTCGGGCGGCGTGAAGAAGGTGGCCGACACCAAGGGCATTGAGATCAAGTCCTTCCGCATCATCTACGAACTCATCGACGAGGTGGACCGCCTGATCAAGGGCAACCTCGACCCCGTCTTCGAGGAGCGCTACCTGGGCCGCGCGGAGGTCCGCATGGTCATCCGCCACCCCAAGAGCGGCAACATTGCCGGGTCCTACGTGACCGACGGGCTGCTGCGGCGCAACGCGCGGGCCAAGGTCACCCGTGGTCGCCAGGTCGTGTACGAGGGCACTATCGTGGGCCTCAAGCGCTTCAAGGACGACGTGCGCGAGGTGCAAACCGGGTACGAGTGCGGCATCAACCTCGACTGGAACGATGTGATGGAAGGCGACATCATCGAGGCGAGCGAGATGGTGGAAGTGACGCAGGCGTAA
- a CDS encoding ABC transporter permease: MNPSDLWKLAWKGLTRRPVRTLLTALGITVAVASMVVFLSLGEGIRKVFTSELGGIGPDVQVSLSGLTQGFAPQPNLPQSVVSDLQKLSGELGLTSVTPIVMTVRGSLDVSQSTVLYGLPATQGVEAVFPNTPAAQGRSLTPTDEGQGVAVVGAKAAQNLHLGLGSVLNLNRRNRVRVVGVLAPKSGLVDSFIFLPLTTLQRAEGAQGRVSLVALKLANPRNARLVADTVSKRLNVEAQTQSDFLSFVDRALRISDAVRFGISLIALIVGGLAVANTVMMGVFERTREFGTLRAIGARPGFVRWLVLSESLLLALAGGVGGLILGLGGIAAVNAYTQRLAGIDAAALTLRLTLLALGISLLLGLLSGLLPARAASRLRITDALGRV, encoded by the coding sequence GTGAACCCGTCCGACCTCTGGAAACTGGCCTGGAAAGGCCTGACCCGCCGCCCGGTGCGGACCCTCCTCACTGCCCTGGGCATCACCGTCGCCGTGGCGAGCATGGTGGTCTTCCTGTCGCTGGGCGAGGGCATTCGCAAGGTGTTCACCTCGGAGCTGGGCGGCATTGGCCCGGACGTGCAGGTGAGCCTGAGTGGCCTGACCCAGGGCTTCGCGCCACAGCCCAACCTGCCGCAGTCAGTGGTGAGCGACCTCCAGAAGCTCTCGGGCGAGCTGGGCCTCACCTCGGTGACCCCGATTGTGATGACGGTGCGCGGCAGCCTGGACGTGTCGCAGAGCACGGTGCTGTATGGTCTCCCGGCGACGCAGGGGGTGGAGGCGGTGTTTCCGAACACCCCGGCGGCCCAGGGCCGCAGCCTGACTCCAACCGACGAGGGCCAGGGGGTCGCGGTGGTCGGGGCGAAGGCCGCGCAGAACCTTCACCTGGGGCTGGGTTCAGTGCTGAACCTCAACCGCCGCAACCGGGTGCGGGTGGTGGGTGTCCTGGCACCGAAGTCGGGGCTGGTGGACAGCTTCATCTTCCTGCCGCTCACGACGTTACAACGGGCGGAGGGGGCGCAGGGGCGCGTGTCGCTCGTGGCGCTGAAGCTGGCAAATCCGCGGAATGCCCGGCTCGTCGCGGACACGGTCTCCAAACGGCTGAACGTGGAGGCGCAGACGCAGTCGGACTTCCTGTCCTTTGTGGACCGGGCGCTGCGGATCAGCGACGCGGTGCGCTTCGGCATCTCCCTGATCGCCCTGATCGTGGGGGGGCTGGCGGTGGCGAACACGGTGATGATGGGCGTGTTCGAGCGCACCCGCGAGTTCGGGACGTTGCGGGCTATCGGGGCGCGGCCAGGGTTCGTGCGGTGGCTGGTGCTGAGTGAAAGCCTGCTGCTCGCGCTCGCGGGCGGAGTCGGCGGCCTGATCCTGGGACTGGGGGGTATCGCGGCGGTGAACGCCTACACCCAGCGGCTCGCGGGGATCGACGCGGCGGCGCTAACCCTCCGGCTGACCCTGCTCGCGCTGGGGATCAGCCTGCTGCTGGGGCTGCTGTCGGGCCTGCTTCCGGCGCGGGCGGCGAGCCGCCTGAGGATCACCGACGCGCTGGGGCGCGTGTGA
- a CDS encoding ABC transporter ATP-binding protein gives MPGSCVLRVENLSRIYPSGEGTVTALAPFTHAFAPGMTAVVGPSGSGKSTLLNLLAGFDAPTTGRVWVDGTDLHALPEAGRADFRLANYGFVFQSHNLVTILTALENVEFPLTLAGMGQRERRERARTLLDQVGLSNRASHLPSQLSGGEAQRVAVARALAHDPRVLLADEPTGNLDSHTGERVLELLIGPAREGRTVVLITHDRDVAALADHTLRVRDGVVTAGD, from the coding sequence ATGCCGGGCTCCTGCGTCCTGCGGGTCGAGAACCTCTCGCGCATCTACCCCAGCGGGGAGGGCACCGTCACGGCCCTCGCGCCCTTCACCCACGCCTTTGCGCCGGGGATGACGGCGGTCGTCGGGCCGAGCGGCAGCGGGAAGAGCACGCTGCTCAACCTGCTCGCGGGCTTCGATGCGCCGACCACTGGCCGGGTGTGGGTAGACGGCACCGACCTGCACGCGCTCCCCGAGGCGGGGCGGGCCGACTTCCGGCTGGCGAACTACGGGTTCGTGTTCCAGAGCCATAATCTGGTGACCATCCTGACGGCGCTGGAGAACGTGGAGTTTCCGCTCACGCTGGCGGGGATGGGGCAGCGTGAACGGCGCGAGCGGGCGCGGACGCTGCTCGACCAGGTGGGGTTATCCAACCGAGCCTCGCACCTGCCCTCGCAGCTCTCGGGCGGGGAGGCGCAACGGGTCGCGGTCGCCCGGGCTCTGGCGCACGACCCCCGGGTGCTGCTCGCCGACGAACCGACCGGGAACCTCGACTCGCACACGGGGGAGCGGGTGCTGGAACTGCTGATCGGCCCGGCGCGCGAGGGACGCACGGTAGTCCTGATCACCCACGACCGGGACGTGGCGGCCCTCGCCGACCACACCCTGCGCGTCCGGGACGGGGTGGTGACGGCGGGGGATTGA
- a CDS encoding aspartate aminotransferase family protein: protein MTDSSVFYRSRKPYPTAVRGEGVYLFGADGRRYLDGSSGALVANIGHGRAEVAEALARQARELPFVHGSQFTSPVLEEYAARLLRFLGLPGFRFWAVSGGSEANESAIKLARQYHVERGEPGRYKVITRVPSYHGASLGALAASGMGARRAIYSPLINEAAWPKMPKPDPSLPGEEDAERLRGVLEEAGPSSVAAFIAEPVVGASDAALAPNVGYHARIAEICRESGVLFIADEVMSGMGRCGAPLAMRLGGNLTPDIVVLGKGLAAGYAPLAGLAASAQVYGTVMNGSGAFKHGFTYAGHPVSVAAGLAVLDIVEREGLTERARVQGERLLAGLRGLKERHPTVLEARGQGLLLGLVLGDPATGAAFETPGIADRVAKVAMSRGLITYPGTGAVDGTRGDHLLLGPPLTITDAELEEMLAALDGALEAATREQVETV from the coding sequence GTGACCGATTCCAGCGTCTTCTACCGTTCCCGCAAGCCCTACCCCACCGCCGTGCGCGGCGAGGGCGTGTACCTGTTTGGCGCCGACGGGCGGCGCTACCTGGACGGCTCCTCGGGGGCGCTCGTGGCGAACATCGGGCATGGCCGGGCAGAGGTCGCCGAGGCCCTGGCACGGCAGGCCCGCGAATTGCCCTTCGTCCACGGGTCGCAGTTCACCAGCCCGGTGCTGGAGGAGTACGCCGCGCGCCTCCTGCGCTTCCTGGGGCTGCCCGGTTTCCGCTTCTGGGCGGTGTCAGGCGGCTCCGAAGCGAACGAGAGCGCCATCAAGCTCGCCCGGCAGTACCACGTCGAGCGGGGCGAGCCGGGCCGCTACAAGGTGATCACCCGCGTGCCGAGCTACCACGGCGCCAGCCTGGGGGCGCTCGCCGCCTCGGGCATGGGCGCGCGGCGGGCCATCTACTCACCCCTGATCAACGAGGCCGCGTGGCCGAAGATGCCGAAGCCAGACCCCTCCCTGCCCGGCGAGGAGGATGCCGAGCGGCTGCGCGGGGTGCTGGAGGAGGCCGGGCCTTCGAGTGTCGCCGCCTTCATCGCCGAGCCCGTCGTCGGCGCGTCCGACGCAGCGCTGGCCCCAAATGTGGGCTATCACGCAAGAATCGCCGAGATTTGCCGCGAGTCCGGAGTCCTTTTCATCGCCGACGAGGTGATGAGCGGGATGGGCCGCTGCGGAGCGCCGCTCGCCATGCGCCTGGGGGGTAACCTGACGCCCGACATTGTGGTGCTGGGCAAGGGCCTGGCCGCCGGGTACGCGCCACTGGCTGGCCTCGCCGCGAGTGCTCAGGTGTACGGCACCGTGATGAACGGTTCGGGGGCCTTCAAGCACGGCTTCACCTACGCGGGCCATCCGGTCAGCGTGGCGGCGGGCCTTGCCGTCCTGGACATCGTGGAGCGGGAGGGACTGACGGAGCGGGCGCGGGTGCAGGGCGAGCGCCTGCTGGCCGGGCTGCGGGGGTTGAAGGAGAGGCATCCCACCGTGCTGGAGGCCCGCGGGCAGGGGCTTTTGCTGGGCCTGGTCCTGGGCGACCCGGCGACGGGAGCAGCCTTCGAGACCCCAGGCATCGCCGACCGGGTAGCAAAGGTCGCCATGAGCCGGGGCCTCATTACCTACCCCGGCACGGGCGCCGTGGACGGCACGCGCGGAGATCACCTCCTCCTCGGCCCCCCTCTGACGATCACAGACGCCGAGCTGGAGGAGATGCTGGCGGCGCTGGACGGGGCACTGGAAGCGGCGACGCGGGAGCAGGTGGAGACCGTCTGA
- the nusA gene encoding transcription termination factor NusA has protein sequence MTQGEFNFADALREVAQQRNINEMQLIEAFEQSLAQAYTRNVEPDRRVEVHLDPASGELEVLIVREVVEKVEDENLQISLADALELDPGVEIGMEMEFPVDREKFSRIALQAAKQTLTQKMRETERNVVYNEYKDREGQVLTAQVVRSDNKGNWFVELGAGEAILPPREQIPGEKLVPGNRVKIYLKEVRKTPKGPTILASRADERLLDYLLRQEIPEVANGIVEVKAIAREAGQRSKVAVFSHNPNVDPIGACIGHRGNRIQAVTGELGRERVDVILWDANTRDFIRNALSPAKVGLIEVQPDIREATVTVTPDQLSLAIGKGGQNVRLAAKLTGFKIDLRETAAVSDLDAAMQQAMQDERGSAGKGNAAASAFDALFRDSKSVATASPDDEQE, from the coding sequence ATGACCCAAGGTGAATTCAATTTTGCGGACGCGCTGCGTGAAGTCGCGCAGCAACGCAACATCAACGAGATGCAGCTGATCGAGGCTTTCGAGCAGTCGCTGGCGCAGGCCTATACCCGCAACGTGGAGCCCGACCGCCGGGTGGAGGTTCACCTCGACCCCGCGAGCGGCGAACTCGAAGTCCTGATCGTGCGCGAGGTCGTCGAGAAGGTGGAGGACGAGAACCTCCAGATTTCGCTCGCCGACGCCCTCGAACTCGACCCCGGCGTCGAGATCGGCATGGAGATGGAGTTCCCGGTGGACCGCGAGAAGTTCTCCCGGATCGCCCTGCAGGCCGCCAAGCAGACCCTGACTCAGAAGATGCGCGAGACCGAGCGCAACGTGGTCTACAACGAGTACAAGGACCGCGAGGGCCAGGTGCTCACCGCGCAGGTCGTGAGAAGCGACAACAAGGGCAACTGGTTTGTCGAACTCGGCGCGGGCGAGGCAATTCTGCCCCCCCGCGAGCAGATTCCTGGCGAGAAGCTGGTGCCCGGCAACCGCGTCAAGATCTACCTCAAGGAAGTCCGCAAGACGCCCAAGGGGCCGACGATCCTGGCGAGCCGCGCCGACGAGCGCCTGCTCGACTATCTGCTGCGCCAGGAGATCCCCGAGGTCGCCAACGGCATCGTGGAGGTCAAGGCGATTGCGCGCGAGGCGGGGCAGCGGTCAAAGGTGGCGGTGTTCAGCCATAACCCCAACGTGGACCCCATCGGGGCCTGCATCGGGCACCGCGGCAACCGCATCCAGGCGGTGACGGGCGAACTCGGCCGCGAGCGTGTGGACGTGATCCTGTGGGACGCGAACACCCGTGACTTCATCCGCAACGCGCTCTCGCCCGCCAAGGTGGGCCTGATCGAGGTCCAGCCCGACATCCGCGAGGCGACCGTGACGGTCACGCCCGACCAGCTCTCGCTCGCCATCGGCAAGGGCGGGCAGAACGTGCGGCTGGCGGCCAAGCTGACCGGTTTCAAGATCGACCTGCGCGAGACGGCGGCGGTCAGCGACCTCGACGCCGCGATGCAGCAGGCCATGCAGGACGAGCGGGGGAGCGCGGGCAAGGGCAATGCCGCCGCCTCGGCCTTCGACGCGCTGTTCAGGGACAGCAAGTCGGTGGCGACCGCCAGCCCGGACGACGAGCAGGAGTAA
- the rimP gene encoding ribosome maturation factor RimP, with protein MNNNATDNSTNLHALADRVLRPLGFEVLDVQVQNPGRRPVVVIRMDRLDEQPISVEDLEAASRAVGAEYDRVDPIAGEYRLELESPGAKRPLTRARHYERMIGLKARVRGDGHAFTAPIKAVEGEQVTFDREGEDVTLTVGTFQGNLAEFPDRHR; from the coding sequence ATGAATAACAACGCAACCGACAACTCAACCAACTTGCACGCCCTCGCTGACCGCGTGCTGCGGCCCCTGGGGTTTGAAGTGCTCGACGTGCAGGTTCAGAATCCCGGACGGCGGCCCGTCGTGGTGATCCGTATGGACCGCCTGGACGAACAGCCCATCTCCGTCGAGGACCTGGAGGCTGCCAGCCGCGCGGTCGGCGCCGAGTATGACCGGGTGGACCCCATCGCGGGCGAGTACCGCCTGGAACTGGAGTCGCCGGGGGCCAAGCGTCCGCTGACCCGCGCCCGGCACTACGAGCGCATGATCGGCCTGAAGGCCCGCGTACGCGGCGACGGTCACGCCTTCACCGCGCCCATCAAGGCCGTGGAGGGCGAGCAGGTCACCTTTGACCGCGAGGGCGAGGACGTGACGCTGACCGTCGGGACCTTTCAGGGCAACCTCGCCGAGTTTCCGGACCGGCACCGCTAA
- the alr gene encoding alanine racemase, which produces MHSRAQALISESALGDNLTALARRAGTRLLLPVKADAYGHGLELVSRVAARHPDVWGLAVAVPREAVALAALNPGKPILLLTPPTPEEVGPLADLGVRLPVASLAEADALPAHARAHLKVNTGMNRLGARPEEAVEIGLRLAERGLLEGVYTHFATADEPELSFAREQLARFGHVLAALPPVLAHAANGGGILSFGELPGLSLARPGLASYGFAPAHLRGVVPLTPVMTLQARVTHVHPVHPGESVSYGGLWRAGRETTVATVGIGYADGYPRNATGKASVLVQGERRPVLGRICMDQMMVDVTDLDVRVGDWVEVWGRGNMTVTDVAGWADTVEYEVLTGVGPRVERLVETGARQDPPRTPLRSKE; this is translated from the coding sequence ATGCATTCCCGCGCGCAGGCCCTGATCTCCGAGTCCGCCCTGGGCGACAACCTCACGGCCCTGGCCCGACGGGCGGGGACGCGGCTGCTGCTGCCGGTCAAGGCGGACGCCTACGGGCACGGGCTGGAGCTCGTCTCCCGGGTCGCCGCCCGGCACCCCGACGTGTGGGGGCTGGCGGTGGCGGTGCCGCGCGAGGCGGTGGCCCTGGCGGCGCTGAACCCCGGCAAGCCCATCCTGCTCCTGACCCCGCCCACCCCCGAGGAGGTGGGGCCGCTCGCCGACCTGGGGGTGCGGCTCCCGGTCGCCTCGCTCGCGGAGGCCGACGCGCTCCCCGCCCATGCCCGCGCCCACCTGAAGGTCAACACGGGCATGAATCGGCTGGGCGCCCGGCCCGAGGAGGCGGTGGAGATCGGTCTGCGCCTCGCCGAGCGGGGGCTGCTGGAGGGCGTGTACACCCACTTCGCCACCGCCGACGAGCCGGAGCTGAGCTTCGCCCGCGAGCAACTCGCGCGCTTCGGGCACGTGCTCGCCGCGCTGCCCCCGGTCCTGGCGCATGCGGCGAACGGCGGAGGCATCCTCAGCTTCGGGGAGCTGCCGGGGCTGAGTCTGGCGCGGCCCGGCCTCGCCTCGTATGGGTTCGCACCCGCGCACCTGCGGGGAGTGGTGCCCCTGACGCCCGTCATGACGCTTCAGGCCCGGGTCACGCACGTCCACCCCGTCCACCCCGGCGAGAGCGTCAGTTACGGCGGGCTGTGGCGGGCCGGGCGGGAGACGACCGTCGCCACGGTGGGCATCGGGTACGCGGACGGGTATCCCCGGAATGCGACGGGGAAGGCCTCAGTCCTCGTGCAGGGTGAGCGCCGTCCAGTCCTGGGCCGCATCTGCATGGACCAGATGATGGTGGACGTGACCGATCTGGACGTGCGGGTCGGCGACTGGGTGGAGGTCTGGGGCCGGGGCAACATGACGGTGACGGACGTGGCGGGCTGGGCGGACACGGTGGAATACGAGGTGCTGACGGGGGTGGGTCCGCGGGTGGAGCGGCTGGTCGAGACCGGGGCGAGGCAAGACCCTCCCCGAACCCCGCTTCGTTCCAAAGAATGA
- a CDS encoding DinB family protein has protein sequence MAAARGRGHVVSGERAEFGKAVGNLFSGGPANVPWERALEGLGAEDAARVPPGLSHSAAQIVAHVAFWQDFLLEAAGGGHPVWPEHAAGGWPEPGDWEALRARLLGDQERLRALSRDANFTSGLTREGQPWAATLVNFAGHGVYHLGQVVLIRQALGLWPPPSGGDTW, from the coding sequence GTGGCCGCCGCCCGGGGGCGGGGACACGTGGTGAGCGGGGAACGGGCCGAGTTTGGGAAGGCGGTGGGCAACCTCTTCTCCGGCGGCCCCGCCAATGTCCCCTGGGAGCGGGCGCTGGAGGGGCTGGGGGCGGAGGACGCGGCGCGGGTGCCGCCCGGATTGTCCCACTCGGCCGCGCAGATCGTCGCTCATGTGGCCTTCTGGCAGGACTTCCTGCTCGAAGCGGCAGGCGGGGGTCATCCCGTGTGGCCGGAACACGCGGCGGGTGGCTGGCCCGAGCCCGGAGACTGGGAGGCACTGCGCGCCCGTCTGCTTGGTGATCAGGAGCGGCTGCGGGCGTTGAGCCGCGATGCCAACTTCACCTCCGGCCTCACCCGCGAGGGCCAGCCCTGGGCCGCCACCCTCGTCAACTTCGCGGGGCATGGTGTCTACCACCTCGGACAGGTCGTGCTGATCCGGCAAGCACTCGGGCTGTGGCCGCCCCCGAGCGGAGGGGACACATGGTAG
- a CDS encoding LCP family protein, with amino-acid sequence MRRAAVVFLVVLAGLVALSAPAFPALSRFAALPHKAAGPVNVLLAGVDVDYDWSSAVWPYPAKPEQYDQRTDTIMLAQMWPDGRTNLLSIPRDTWVDIPGKGWSKINAANPTGGPDLLVRTVQDLTSVPIDAYALLSLNALRAVAEAAGGVTVDVPTRMKYDDNAGHLHIDLQPGRQHLSGEQVEGFLRFRHDNMGDIGRVARQQAFLTALTGQMKNPLNWWRLPRMVAAIDGNMKTNLTRPQLGALLGGALSGPKINTYTVPGTFGGPTWVPDRAGLASLIEEHFRDPNDPRALTVAVVNVGAPGGSARRVKERLEGLGYRDVVTSNGERADVPTTVSGTSAQTVLRDVGYGQLSQEPGVPGADVTVRLGNDIPAN; translated from the coding sequence GTGCGCCGCGCTGCCGTTGTCTTCCTCGTCGTTCTCGCGGGCCTGGTGGCCCTGTCGGCCCCCGCTTTCCCGGCCCTCTCGCGGTTCGCGGCGCTGCCCCACAAGGCCGCTGGTCCGGTCAACGTCCTGCTCGCCGGGGTGGACGTGGACTACGACTGGAGTTCCGCCGTCTGGCCCTACCCGGCCAAGCCGGAGCAGTACGACCAGCGCACCGACACCATCATGCTGGCGCAGATGTGGCCCGACGGCCGGACCAACCTGCTGAGCATCCCCCGCGACACCTGGGTCGACATTCCCGGCAAGGGCTGGAGCAAGATCAACGCGGCCAATCCAACGGGCGGCCCCGATCTGCTTGTCCGCACCGTGCAGGACCTGACGAGCGTGCCCATCGACGCCTACGCGCTGCTGTCGCTGAACGCCCTGCGCGCCGTGGCCGAGGCGGCGGGCGGCGTGACCGTGGACGTGCCCACCCGCATGAAGTACGACGACAACGCGGGCCACCTGCACATCGACCTCCAGCCCGGGCGCCAGCACCTCAGCGGCGAGCAGGTCGAGGGCTTCCTGCGTTTCCGGCACGACAACATGGGTGACATCGGGCGGGTAGCCCGGCAGCAGGCGTTCCTGACGGCCCTGACAGGGCAGATGAAGAACCCGCTGAACTGGTGGCGCCTCCCCCGGATGGTCGCGGCCATCGACGGGAACATGAAGACGAACCTGACGCGCCCTCAGCTCGGGGCACTCCTGGGCGGCGCGCTGAGCGGCCCCAAGATCAACACCTACACCGTTCCCGGCACCTTCGGCGGGCCGACCTGGGTGCCCGACCGGGCGGGGCTGGCCAGCCTGATCGAGGAGCACTTCCGTGACCCCAACGACCCGCGCGCCCTCACCGTCGCGGTCGTGAACGTTGGCGCCCCGGGAGGCAGTGCCCGCCGCGTGAAGGAGCGGTTGGAGGGCCTGGGTTACCGGGATGTCGTCACCTCCAACGGCGAGCGCGCCGATGTCCCCACCACCGTGAGCGGCACATCAGCCCAGACGGTGCTGCGCGACGTGGGGTACGGGCAGCTTTCGCAGGAACCTGGGGTGCCCGGCGCCGACGTGACGGTGCGGCTGGGCAACGACATCCCGGCAAACTGA
- a CDS encoding YlxR family protein gives MTAVSAPRPRHVPERTCVACRRKRPQHELVRVTRTAEGWRVLPGRRTSRGAYVCANSPACWVEKRLRRAFGASAPGVSAALQALNPAMNDTSTGQTMTS, from the coding sequence TTGACCGCCGTATCCGCTCCCAGGCCCAGGCATGTTCCGGAACGCACCTGCGTGGCCTGCCGCCGCAAACGCCCCCAGCACGAGTTGGTGCGGGTGACGCGGACGGCGGAGGGCTGGCGGGTGCTGCCGGGAAGGCGGACGAGCCGGGGGGCCTACGTGTGCGCCAACTCGCCCGCCTGCTGGGTGGAGAAGCGGCTGCGGCGGGCCTTCGGGGCGAGCGCCCCGGGAGTCAGTGCGGCACTGCAAGCCCTCAACCCTGCCATGAACGACACATCCACAGGTCAGACCATGACAAGCTGA